The Halobacillus ihumii genomic sequence CCTTGGCGATGCCTGTTTCCACCATGCCGCCACACCATACAGGCAGTCCGTTATTTTGACAGTAATCATGAATGTTTAATGCTGCTGTCATGCCTCCTACACGGCTGATTTTTATATTGACGATTTGGCAGCTTCCGAGTTCAACCGCTTGCCTTGCATCGTGTAATGACATAATGGATTCATCCAAACAAATCGGAGTATTCATTTGCTGCTGTGCTTTTCTATGCAAATAGAAATCACCAGGTTCAAAAGGCTGCTCAATCATTAGCAGCCCTAAGTCATCCAGGGCAGTTAAGTGATCTAAATCACTCTCTCTGTACATTCCATTCGCATCAATCATAATAGCCAGGTCAGGGTCAACGGTCTGAACCTGTTTGATTTTGTCCCGTTCTTTGCCTTTTTCAACTTTTAGCTTATACCGTTCATAGCCAGACTGTTTCAATCTGTTTATATCTTTCGTGATAGTGTCAGAAAGACTCAAAACGGCACCTGCTTTAACAAAATCACGTGTGCCTCCAATCAATTCAGCTAAACTCACTCGGTTCTGTTTCGCATATAGATCCCATAATGCTCCTTCCAAACCTGATTTTACCATTTGGTTACCTTGAATAAAGGAAGTCATGCGCACGAAGTCAGCTGGATGCTGAATGTGTCTGGCGTTTAGACGAGGAAGGATAATGTCTCTCAGCATATGCCAAGCTGTTTCAACGGTTTCGGCTGTGTAGAAAGGAGAGGGAAATGCCGATACTTCTCCGTATCCTTTCAACCCCTGATCATCACTAACTTCAATAATTATCACGGAACGTTCGTAGAGTTCGCCTTGATGGGTTTGAAATGGGCTTCGCAGAGGAAGTGAAATTTTACGAAAAACGATAGTGCGAATATCCATTAAATTACGTCCCCTTGCGCATGCTCAAATAATTTCCGTCTGACAATTTTATTTGATGCGTTTCTTGGCAGCTCTTGTATAATGAACAGTTGTTTTGGTGTTTTATAGGAGGCCAGATGTTGGCGGCAATAGGTGACCAGCTTTTCAAATGAAAGTTCTGCTCCTGCCCGGAGGACCACAAAAGCCACAGGCACTTCTCCCCATTCTTCATCTGCTGCACCAGCTACCCCAACTTCTTCAACTTCCTCAAGTCCCATTATAACGCTCTCGATTTCTGCTGGATAAATATTTTCTCCTCCAGAAATAATCATATCTTTGACGCGGTCTACAACATACAGAAATCCTTCCTCATCCAAATATCCTGCATCACCTGTTGCCAAATATTCGGAGTTGTTTCCTGGTCTTTTATAGTACCCTCGCGACACCATCGGCCCTTTAACGTAGATTTCCCCTGTCTCATACGCTTTAGCAGGGATTCCATCCACCATAACTTTCAGCGTAGCTGGAGCCAGGGCTTTTCCTGCTGAGCCAAGTTTATTAAAAGCGTCTCCGGGGCTTAATGTGGCAATTTGAGAACTGGTTTCTGTCATACCATACGTTTGAAAGACAGGAATCCCTTTTTTATTAGCCTCCTTTAATAACGGTTTAGGAACCGGTCCACCGCCTAATAAAAAACACCTAAAGGATGAAGGATAATGCTCTTGTTCTAAGTCTCGTATCAATCTTTGAAGCATAACCGTTACCACGGAAACCATCGTTACACCATGATGACGAATCTCATTATTGATCACGCGGGCATTAAAATGCGACAACAGACGAATTGGCATTCCGTAAATAACATTTTTCATGAGTAAGGAAAAACCACCAACATGAAACATAGGCAGGCAAATCAGCCACTTGTCCGATTGCGACAAACCTAAGTTAAGAGCTGAACCGATAGCGCTGAACCAGTGGTTTCCATAAGTATGCATAACAGCTTTTGGTTTTCCGGTTGTACCCGATGTATACATCATGGTAAATACATCATCTAAACAAAGCTGTTCTTTTAAATCAAATGGCTCATCGGACTTTGGCAAACGACTCATATTGATAAAATCTATATGATTTAACGAGACCTTTTCGACAGAGCGTAGGGACTTGTCTTCAAAATCAGGGTCAACAATCAATGCAGAAATTTCGCCATCTTTCATTTGGTAGGCAAGTTCTTCCGGTGTTAATCTGATGTTTAAGCAGATCACAACCGCTCCAATATAACTTAGTGCGTGAATACAAACGGGAAACTCTATTCGATTAGATGACAATATGGCCACATGGTCACCAGCTTTTACTCCCTCATTCATTAACCCTCTGGCCAGTCCTCGACTTTCTTCTCTTAAAGCCGAATAACTTAAAGATTGCCGTTCACTATATTCAATTGCTGTGGCTTCTGGCTGCAGTTCATACTGCTTCTCCAGCCAATGAGGAATTTCGTTCATGCTCTTTTATCCTCCCTCTTCTCATATAAAAAGGGCTGCCTAAGCTA encodes the following:
- the menC gene encoding o-succinylbenzoate synthase, which produces MDIRTIVFRKISLPLRSPFQTHQGELYERSVIIIEVSDDQGLKGYGEVSAFPSPFYTAETVETAWHMLRDIILPRLNARHIQHPADFVRMTSFIQGNQMVKSGLEGALWDLYAKQNRVSLAELIGGTRDFVKAGAVLSLSDTITKDINRLKQSGYERYKLKVEKGKERDKIKQVQTVDPDLAIMIDANGMYRESDLDHLTALDDLGLLMIEQPFEPGDFYLHRKAQQQMNTPICLDESIMSLHDARQAVELGSCQIVNIKISRVGGMTAALNIHDYCQNNGLPVWCGGMVETGIAKAHNLALASLPNFTIPGDLSSSDRYFYKDVLKEPIEVNDGKIKVPTGKGIGVNVDSSYLEKVTLQSYFWQPE
- a CDS encoding o-succinylbenzoate--CoA ligase, which gives rise to MNEIPHWLEKQYELQPEATAIEYSERQSLSYSALREESRGLARGLMNEGVKAGDHVAILSSNRIEFPVCIHALSYIGAVVICLNIRLTPEELAYQMKDGEISALIVDPDFEDKSLRSVEKVSLNHIDFINMSRLPKSDEPFDLKEQLCLDDVFTMMYTSGTTGKPKAVMHTYGNHWFSAIGSALNLGLSQSDKWLICLPMFHVGGFSLLMKNVIYGMPIRLLSHFNARVINNEIRHHGVTMVSVVTVMLQRLIRDLEQEHYPSSFRCFLLGGGPVPKPLLKEANKKGIPVFQTYGMTETSSQIATLSPGDAFNKLGSAGKALAPATLKVMVDGIPAKAYETGEIYVKGPMVSRGYYKRPGNNSEYLATGDAGYLDEEGFLYVVDRVKDMIISGGENIYPAEIESVIMGLEEVEEVGVAGAADEEWGEVPVAFVVLRAGAELSFEKLVTYCRQHLASYKTPKQLFIIQELPRNASNKIVRRKLFEHAQGDVI